Proteins from a single region of Desulfovibrio sp.:
- a CDS encoding homocysteine S-methyltransferase family protein, with protein sequence MTFRQALCAKRPLFLDGAMGTMLQASGLPAGTSPEEFCMENPDILRGIHASYLKAGVDILTSCTFGGNSYKLPKGMDVFAFNKRMATVARAAAADVPRPGDRPVFVAGNVGPTGHFIKPLGPVEPRELIEAFAQQIRGLVAGGVDLIFIETQFDLAEARAAVVAARQECDLPVMVSMTFEQGVSLTGSTPTIFAETMQNMGVDVVGTNCSLGPVQMEPVVAELLGVCACPVMAEPNAGLPELRGAQTVFPLGPDGFAQKTAPFAHMGAQVLGGCCGTTPDHLAALTQALQGLGEIRAPKVERKGISLTSRSQLVRIGTGQPLAIIGERINPTGKKQLTLELQEGRFDTAMQFADAQLEAGASVLDVNVGAPLVDETTLLPELVQRLVGRLTVPLSVDSPNAQAIANALPYCPGSFLVNSISGEADRMERLGPLCRDYGAPFILLPIEGATLPEKAADRIRTVESLIRRAELLGIPRRLMMVDILALAVSSSPDGARQCLEMTRWCSSEGLPTTLGLSNLSFGLPARDLLNATFLAYAAGAGLSSCIANPSAQRLREAADALKVLGEHDPHAASFISGYAGWKPGEGSVLQRQGGGGAAKSLGEAVLNGDRENVLPLLEAELKSGAEPFSLVQNVLIPAITEVGARYERREYFLPQLIRAAETMQTAFAHLKPLLEAGRGPEERPVVVMATVEGDIHDIGKNIVSLLLGNHGFDVVDAGKDVPAETIVACALEHKASIIGLSALMTTTMVRMEDTIQIVKEKGLPIKVMVGGAAVTQAFADSIGADAYCADAVGAVRAAKNFM encoded by the coding sequence ATGACATTCAGACAAGCGCTCTGCGCGAAACGTCCTCTTTTTCTGGACGGGGCCATGGGCACCATGCTCCAGGCTTCGGGTCTTCCCGCAGGCACAAGCCCCGAAGAATTCTGTATGGAAAACCCAGATATCCTGCGGGGGATCCATGCTTCCTACCTCAAGGCCGGGGTTGATATTCTGACCTCCTGCACCTTTGGCGGGAATTCCTACAAGCTTCCGAAAGGAATGGATGTTTTTGCATTCAACAAGCGCATGGCCACTGTTGCGCGGGCTGCCGCCGCAGACGTGCCCCGTCCGGGGGATCGCCCGGTTTTTGTGGCTGGCAATGTGGGCCCCACCGGGCACTTCATAAAGCCCCTCGGCCCTGTGGAACCCCGTGAGCTTATTGAGGCATTTGCCCAACAGATCCGGGGCCTTGTGGCAGGCGGGGTGGATCTCATCTTTATTGAAACCCAGTTCGATCTGGCCGAGGCCAGAGCGGCGGTGGTGGCCGCCCGGCAGGAATGCGACTTGCCGGTAATGGTTTCAATGACGTTTGAGCAGGGCGTCAGCCTTACAGGCTCCACGCCCACCATCTTCGCCGAGACCATGCAGAATATGGGTGTGGATGTGGTGGGAACCAACTGCAGCCTCGGGCCGGTACAGATGGAACCCGTGGTGGCGGAACTTCTGGGCGTCTGCGCCTGCCCCGTCATGGCCGAACCCAATGCCGGGCTGCCCGAACTGCGCGGCGCGCAAACGGTATTTCCTCTGGGGCCGGATGGCTTTGCCCAAAAAACAGCCCCCTTTGCCCACATGGGCGCGCAGGTGCTCGGCGGCTGCTGCGGCACCACCCCCGACCATCTGGCGGCGCTGACGCAAGCCCTGCAGGGCCTGGGCGAAATCCGCGCGCCCAAGGTCGAGCGCAAGGGCATCAGCCTCACGAGCCGCTCGCAACTGGTGCGCATCGGCACGGGGCAGCCTCTGGCCATCATTGGCGAGCGCATCAACCCCACTGGCAAAAAGCAGCTTACCTTGGAATTGCAGGAAGGCCGCTTTGACACGGCCATGCAGTTTGCCGATGCCCAGCTTGAGGCTGGCGCAAGCGTGCTGGACGTCAACGTGGGCGCGCCCCTGGTGGATGAAACAACCCTGCTGCCGGAACTGGTTCAAAGGCTCGTGGGGCGGCTTACCGTGCCGCTTTCTGTGGACTCGCCCAATGCGCAGGCCATTGCCAATGCCCTTCCGTACTGTCCCGGTTCCTTTCTGGTGAACTCCATCAGCGGCGAAGCCGACCGTATGGAACGGCTGGGGCCGCTGTGCCGCGACTATGGCGCGCCCTTCATCCTGTTGCCCATTGAAGGGGCGACCCTGCCCGAAAAGGCCGCCGACCGCATTCGCACTGTGGAAAGCCTGATCCGGCGCGCCGAACTGCTGGGCATACCGCGTCGCCTCATGATGGTAGACATTCTTGCCCTGGCGGTTTCATCCAGCCCGGACGGCGCGCGCCAGTGCCTTGAAATGACGCGCTGGTGCTCCAGTGAGGGGCTGCCCACCACCCTGGGCCTTTCCAACCTTTCTTTCGGCCTGCCCGCGCGCGATCTGCTCAATGCCACATTTCTGGCGTATGCGGCCGGGGCCGGGCTTTCCTCCTGCATTGCCAATCCTTCGGCGCAGCGCCTGCGTGAGGCGGCTGACGCGCTCAAGGTTCTGGGTGAGCATGACCCGCACGCGGCTTCCTTTATTTCAGGATATGCCGGTTGGAAACCGGGCGAGGGCAGTGTGCTGCAACGCCAGGGCGGCGGGGGAGCGGCCAAAAGCCTGGGGGAGGCCGTACTTAACGGCGACAGGGAAAATGTGCTGCCCCTGCTTGAGGCCGAACTCAAGAGCGGTGCGGAACCTTTCAGCCTTGTGCAGAATGTGCTTATCCCGGCCATCACAGAGGTGGGCGCGCGCTATGAAAGGCGCGAATATTTTTTGCCCCAGCTTATCCGCGCAGCGGAGACCATGCAGACGGCCTTCGCCCACCTGAAACCCCTGCTCGAAGCCGGGCGCGGGCCGGAAGAAAGGCCTGTTGTCGTTATGGCCACGGTGGAGGGCGACATTCATGATATTGGCAAAAATATTGTGTCCCTGCTGCTGGGCAACCACGGTTTTGACGTCGTCGACGCGGGCAAGGACGTGCCTGCGGAGACCATCGTTGCTTGCGCCCTGGAGCATAAGGCGAGTATTATCGGGTTGTCGGCCTTGATGACCACCACCATGGTACGTATGGAAGACACCATACAGATCGTGAAGGAAAAAGGACTGCCGATCAAGGTCATGGTGGGCGGCGCGGCCGTTACCCAGGCTTTTGCCGATTCCATCGGGGCGGACGCATACTGCGCCGACGCGGTTGGGGCTGTGCGGGCTGCCAAAAATTTTATGTAG
- a CDS encoding tetratricopeptide repeat protein yields MKRKHLALFCALTLAAATSFSLLGCGGCAGTKAAAEKNAAVGDACPTALRNVEVRQPEEHLSPDARSTYAFLLYSQALNAEDEAALLQAAPLMAAAKLPPTIWLEGGVWLVSRKSEGAIPYLEQGLSVAPDDMSLNLLHAEALMEQGTPERGVELMRAYLKKHPGSLDARLELALLLVKSKEYPEAETLLNSVGSKERTPLVDYYHARALIGMGRQADAIPFLQKAIKEMPDFVEAMAELAFIHEQRSEFKPARALYEKLLKLNFSPQDVLLRLISLSLRMNQPEKALKYMRQGPDTIPFKSTVAGLFIGSRHYLQGETLLKQIAAKDNAPDDVYLLLADLNYEQRRDLPMALSWLDKIPPNSKAAPRAAALRIELLGEAGKEQEALTVTRQAQKQFEDAPQFWELEIRLLARQKQLPQALEVARKAAKKWPDSAEMAFLLGSLLDETGDKNEAFKVMEHIITLHPENYQALNYVGYTLAQENRDLEKALSLLIRADELSPDQSYIVDSLAWALYRLGRNEEALTAIRRAVKLDEHVDASIWEHYGDIALKMGLKDEARTAYQKALDLKPANADALRQRLSQL; encoded by the coding sequence ATGAAACGTAAGCACCTAGCGCTCTTTTGCGCCTTGACTCTGGCCGCCGCTACCTCCTTTTCCCTTCTTGGCTGCGGGGGCTGTGCTGGCACCAAGGCTGCCGCCGAAAAAAACGCTGCCGTGGGCGACGCCTGCCCAACAGCACTGCGCAATGTCGAAGTGCGCCAGCCAGAAGAGCACCTTTCGCCTGATGCCAGAAGCACCTATGCTTTTCTGCTCTATTCACAGGCGCTCAACGCCGAGGACGAAGCCGCCCTTTTGCAGGCCGCGCCACTCATGGCTGCCGCAAAACTGCCGCCCACCATCTGGCTTGAGGGCGGCGTCTGGCTGGTAAGCCGCAAGTCCGAAGGGGCCATTCCCTATCTGGAGCAGGGGCTTTCCGTTGCGCCCGACGACATGTCCCTCAACCTGCTCCACGCCGAAGCGCTTATGGAACAGGGCACGCCGGAGCGCGGCGTGGAACTCATGCGGGCCTATCTGAAAAAGCATCCGGGCTCTCTGGACGCCCGCCTGGAACTGGCCCTGCTGCTGGTGAAAAGCAAGGAATACCCCGAAGCCGAAACCCTGCTCAACAGTGTGGGTTCCAAAGAGCGCACGCCGCTGGTGGACTACTACCACGCCCGCGCCCTCATCGGCATGGGCCGTCAGGCTGACGCCATACCCTTCCTCCAGAAGGCCATCAAAGAAATGCCGGACTTTGTGGAGGCCATGGCCGAACTGGCCTTCATCCACGAACAGCGCTCAGAATTCAAGCCCGCGCGCGCCCTGTACGAAAAACTGCTCAAGCTCAATTTTTCTCCCCAGGACGTGCTGCTGCGGCTCATCAGCCTTTCGCTGCGCATGAACCAGCCCGAAAAAGCCCTGAAATACATGCGCCAGGGGCCGGACACCATACCCTTCAAGTCTACTGTGGCGGGCCTGTTCATCGGCTCGCGCCACTACCTTCAGGGCGAAACGCTGCTCAAGCAGATTGCCGCCAAGGACAACGCCCCTGATGACGTATATCTTTTGCTGGCTGATCTGAACTATGAACAGCGCCGCGATCTGCCCATGGCCCTTTCATGGCTGGACAAAATCCCGCCCAACAGCAAGGCCGCGCCCAGAGCGGCGGCGCTGCGCATAGAACTGCTTGGCGAAGCGGGCAAGGAGCAGGAAGCCCTGACCGTGACACGGCAGGCCCAAAAACAGTTTGAGGACGCGCCCCAGTTCTGGGAACTGGAAATCCGCCTGTTGGCGCGTCAGAAGCAACTGCCCCAGGCCCTTGAGGTGGCGCGCAAGGCCGCCAAAAAGTGGCCTGACAGTGCGGAGATGGCCTTTCTTCTGGGCTCCCTGCTGGACGAAACCGGCGACAAGAATGAAGCCTTCAAGGTTATGGAACACATAATCACCCTGCATCCGGAAAATTATCAGGCCCTCAACTACGTGGGCTATACGCTGGCGCAAGAAAACCGCGATCTTGAAAAAGCCCTGAGTCTGCTCATCAGGGCTGACGAGCTTTCCCCCGATCAGTCCTATATTGTGGATTCCCTGGCCTGGGCTCTTTACAGGCTGGGCAGAAATGAAGAGGCCCTCACGGCCATACGCCGTGCCGTCAAACTCGATGAGCACGTAGACGCTTCCATCTGGGAGCACTATGGCGACATAGCCCTTAAAATGGGGCTCAAAGACGAGGCCCGCACCGCCTATCAGAAGGCGCTGGATCTCAAACCCGCCAATGCGGATGCATTACGGCAGAGGCTTTCACAGTTATGA
- the hslV gene encoding ATP-dependent protease subunit HslV, whose protein sequence is METHATTILAVRKNGLVALAGDGQVTMGQNMIMKHAAQKVRRLHDGKILAGFAGATADAFTLFELFEAKLKEVRGNMVRAAVEMTKDWRKDKYLRKLEAMLLLADTEHILVLTGTGDVIEPDDNVAAIGSGGPYALAAARALSRHSDLDAETIARESMRIAAEICVYTNDHVTLETLQAPTAEKQG, encoded by the coding sequence ATGGAAACGCATGCCACTACTATTCTCGCCGTTCGCAAAAACGGCCTGGTGGCCCTGGCCGGCGACGGCCAGGTGACCATGGGACAGAACATGATCATGAAGCACGCGGCGCAAAAAGTGCGCCGCCTGCATGACGGCAAAATTCTGGCTGGCTTTGCCGGGGCCACGGCCGACGCCTTTACCCTGTTTGAACTTTTTGAGGCCAAACTCAAGGAAGTGCGCGGCAATATGGTGCGCGCCGCCGTGGAAATGACCAAGGACTGGCGCAAGGACAAATACCTGCGCAAACTTGAAGCCATGCTGCTTCTGGCCGACACCGAGCACATACTCGTGCTTACGGGCACGGGCGACGTCATTGAGCCGGACGACAATGTGGCCGCCATCGGCAGCGGCGGCCCCTATGCTCTTGCGGCGGCGCGGGCGCTGTCGCGCCACAGCGACCTTGACGCTGAAACCATAGCGCGCGAATCCATGCGCATTGCCGCCGAGATTTGCGTGTACACCAACGACCACGTGACGCTTGAAACCCTGCAGGCCCCAACGGCTGAAAAACAAGGATAA
- a CDS encoding RNA polymerase factor sigma-32, whose amino-acid sequence MLDVDELEPADEHDDDDELELESHDDQDDILDTALDVDMDEPPLPLEEGPEGGVPAPASTRLPAVGTRDSLHLYLREMSKFPMLKPDEEHELALRVRDHNDADAAFRLVSSHLRLVVRIAMDFQRRWMQNVLDLVQEGNVGLMRAVNKFDPDKGIKFSYYASFWIKAYILKFIMDNWRMVKIGTTQVQRKLFYNLNRERQKLVMQGFDPDAAMLSERLGVTEDQINEMDQRLASSDMSLNAQVGEESGGATRMDFLPALGPGIEDSLASDEIAGLVRSKLKTIIPKLNEKELYILHNRLLTDEPITLREIGERYNITRERVRQLEARLVEKIGQHMKNDIEDFSDHWIQS is encoded by the coding sequence GTGCTTGACGTGGACGAACTGGAACCCGCCGACGAACACGACGACGACGATGAACTTGAACTTGAGTCCCACGACGATCAGGATGATATCCTTGATACCGCTCTGGACGTGGACATGGACGAGCCCCCCCTGCCCCTTGAAGAAGGCCCGGAAGGCGGCGTCCCTGCGCCCGCGTCCACCCGTCTGCCTGCGGTAGGCACACGCGACAGTCTGCACCTGTACCTGCGGGAAATGAGCAAATTTCCCATGCTCAAGCCCGATGAAGAGCACGAGCTTGCCTTGCGCGTGCGCGACCATAACGACGCGGACGCGGCCTTTCGCCTTGTGTCGTCACATCTGCGGCTGGTGGTGCGCATTGCCATGGATTTTCAGCGCCGCTGGATGCAGAACGTGCTTGATCTTGTGCAGGAAGGCAACGTGGGCCTCATGCGCGCGGTCAACAAGTTTGACCCGGACAAGGGCATCAAGTTTTCCTACTACGCCTCGTTCTGGATCAAGGCCTACATTCTCAAGTTCATCATGGACAACTGGCGCATGGTCAAAATCGGCACCACCCAGGTGCAGCGCAAACTGTTCTACAATCTGAACCGCGAACGCCAGAAGCTTGTCATGCAGGGTTTTGACCCTGACGCGGCCATGCTGTCGGAGCGCCTTGGCGTGACCGAAGACCAGATCAACGAGATGGATCAGCGGCTGGCTTCATCCGACATGTCGCTGAACGCGCAAGTGGGTGAGGAGTCTGGCGGGGCCACCCGCATGGACTTTCTGCCTGCTCTCGGCCCTGGCATTGAAGACAGCCTGGCCTCTGACGAAATCGCGGGGCTTGTGCGGTCAAAACTCAAAACCATCATACCCAAGCTCAATGAAAAAGAGCTGTACATCCTGCACAACAGGTTGCTGACAGATGAGCCGATTACCTTGCGCGAGATAGGCGAACGGTATAATATAACAAGAGAGAGAGTGCGCCAGCTTGAGGCACGACTGGTGGAAAAAATCGGCCAGCACATGAAGAATGATATAGAAGACTTCTCCGATCACTGGATTCAATCCTAA
- the cysS gene encoding cysteine--tRNA ligase: MQLYNTLGRQKETFVPVHPGKVNMYVCGITAYDYCHIGHARSALVFDVLVRQLRHLGLDVTFVRNFTDVDDKIINRANKENRDWREVAQTYIDAFHEDMDRLGVLRADVEPRATNYIKEIQDLCAKLIAGGKAYATPSGDVYFRVRSYAPYGKLSGRSLDELLSGARVAPGEEKEDPLDFALWKAAKPGEPSWESPWGQGRPGWHIECSAMSESYLPLDIHGGGQDLVFPHHENEIAQTEAVCHCHLARYWVHNGFVQVNAEKMSKSLGNFKTIRDILESYLPETLRFFLLGKHYRSPIDFTADSMDEAEKAQHRVYTALREAEKALQREKWKKIPLPQETADEWAAQPKALDEAMDDDLNTAQALGHIFTQVRIVNRLLEDKNLRASEAGRDLLREFFARAQQWNARLGLFGQQPDAFLTALRGMRASRKNIDMPRVEALLQERQAARANKDFATSDALRQALLDLGVSVRDTPEGQDWDLE; encoded by the coding sequence ATGCAGCTCTACAATACTCTTGGCCGCCAGAAAGAAACATTTGTGCCGGTCCACCCCGGCAAGGTGAACATGTATGTCTGCGGCATCACTGCATACGACTACTGCCACATAGGCCACGCCCGCTCGGCGCTGGTGTTCGACGTGCTCGTGCGCCAGTTGCGCCATCTTGGGCTGGACGTGACCTTTGTGCGCAATTTTACGGACGTGGACGACAAGATCATCAACCGCGCCAACAAGGAAAACCGCGACTGGCGTGAAGTGGCCCAGACCTATATTGACGCCTTTCACGAAGACATGGACAGACTGGGCGTGCTGCGTGCGGATGTAGAGCCGCGCGCCACGAATTATATCAAGGAAATCCAGGATCTCTGCGCAAAGCTCATCGCTGGCGGCAAGGCCTATGCCACCCCTTCGGGCGACGTGTACTTCAGGGTGCGCTCCTATGCGCCTTACGGCAAGCTCTCCGGCCGCAGCCTGGACGAACTGCTTTCCGGCGCGCGCGTGGCCCCTGGCGAAGAAAAGGAAGATCCGCTGGACTTTGCCCTGTGGAAGGCCGCCAAGCCCGGCGAACCCTCGTGGGAAAGCCCCTGGGGCCAGGGCAGACCCGGCTGGCACATCGAGTGCTCGGCCATGAGCGAATCCTATCTGCCCCTGGACATTCACGGCGGCGGGCAGGATCTTGTCTTCCCGCACCACGAAAACGAAATCGCCCAGACCGAGGCCGTCTGCCATTGCCATCTGGCCCGCTACTGGGTGCATAACGGCTTTGTGCAGGTCAACGCGGAAAAGATGTCCAAGTCCCTTGGCAACTTCAAGACCATCCGCGACATTCTTGAAAGCTATTTGCCGGAAACCCTGCGTTTCTTCTTGCTGGGCAAGCACTACCGCAGCCCCATAGATTTTACCGCCGACAGCATGGATGAGGCCGAAAAAGCCCAGCACCGGGTGTACACCGCCCTGCGCGAAGCGGAAAAGGCCCTCCAGCGCGAAAAGTGGAAAAAAATCCCCCTGCCCCAGGAGACAGCCGACGAATGGGCCGCGCAGCCCAAGGCGCTGGACGAGGCCATGGACGATGACCTCAATACCGCGCAGGCTCTGGGACACATCTTCACCCAGGTGCGTATCGTGAACCGCCTGCTTGAAGACAAAAACCTGCGCGCCAGCGAAGCCGGGCGTGACCTTCTGCGGGAGTTTTTCGCCCGTGCGCAGCAGTGGAACGCGCGGCTGGGCCTTTTTGGCCAGCAACCCGACGCGTTTTTGACCGCCTTGCGGGGCATGCGCGCCAGCCGCAAGAACATTGACATGCCCCGTGTGGAAGCCCTGCTGCAAGAACGGCAGGCTGCCCGCGCCAACAAGGATTTTGCCACCTCCGACGCCCTGCGCCAGGCTTTGCTTGATCTCGGCGTAAGCGTGCGCGACACCCCTGAAGGGCAGGACTGGGATCTCGAGTAG
- a CDS encoding M48 family metalloprotease, with the protein MLHYCAPRRWTALIVLLAFLLPQICPAPAQAFFFGGVTIKDEKEMGEKFDVMVRSNLPIIEDPEVKQYVDYMLARLVKAIPPQPFTFKATTILHNSLNAFAVPGGYVYVFTGLIMNLDKEEELAGVLAHELAHVTQRHVASRLQKAQFVTLGSLLLAVAGVAAGGAGGGALAMGALGAGQSAMLNYSRLDENEADQIGLQYLIAAGYPPEGMVAGFKVLRQKSWMSGISVPTYLSTHPALGDRINGLQARIQTMGKSVQNRSQDNKRFTRVKTLLWARYGDDQAALQRFSGSDGLSSMGRGIVLARQNRINEASTAFDQALKAAPDDPLVLREAGAFHYRKGDMGRADGLLSKAMRIDPKDYMAAFFYARMLDETNRQAQAVSYYKQVLRYVPEDAEVHEAYARSLGKTGNTPDAYIHMAYSAIYSHNKKLAERYFNEAKSMSARTTDKTAFKRLETVYKERKEIWDKN; encoded by the coding sequence ATGCTGCATTACTGTGCTCCCCGCCGATGGACGGCCCTGATCGTGCTGCTGGCCTTTCTGCTGCCGCAGATATGCCCCGCGCCCGCTCAGGCCTTCTTTTTCGGCGGTGTGACCATTAAAGACGAAAAGGAGATGGGAGAAAAATTCGATGTCATGGTGCGCTCCAACCTGCCCATCATCGAAGACCCTGAGGTCAAGCAGTATGTGGACTATATGCTGGCCCGGCTGGTAAAGGCCATACCGCCCCAGCCCTTCACCTTCAAGGCCACCACCATTCTGCACAATTCTCTCAACGCCTTTGCCGTTCCCGGCGGGTACGTATATGTATTCACCGGGCTTATCATGAATCTGGACAAGGAAGAGGAACTGGCGGGCGTGCTGGCCCACGAACTGGCCCACGTCACCCAGCGCCACGTGGCCTCGCGCCTGCAAAAGGCCCAGTTCGTCACCCTCGGTTCACTGCTGCTGGCCGTGGCGGGCGTGGCGGCGGGCGGCGCGGGCGGCGGGGCTCTGGCCATGGGCGCTCTGGGGGCCGGACAATCGGCCATGCTCAACTACAGCCGCCTGGATGAAAATGAGGCTGACCAAATCGGCCTGCAATACCTTATTGCCGCAGGCTACCCGCCCGAGGGCATGGTGGCGGGCTTCAAGGTGCTGCGCCAGAAAAGCTGGATGAGCGGCATCAGCGTGCCCACCTATCTCTCCACCCACCCCGCCCTGGGCGACCGCATCAACGGGCTCCAGGCCCGCATCCAGACCATGGGCAAGTCCGTCCAGAACCGCAGCCAGGACAACAAGCGCTTCACCCGCGTAAAGACCCTGCTTTGGGCCAGGTACGGCGACGATCAGGCGGCCCTGCAGCGTTTTTCGGGCAGCGACGGCCTTTCAAGCATGGGCCGGGGCATTGTGCTCGCGAGGCAAAACCGCATAAACGAGGCCAGCACGGCCTTTGACCAGGCCCTCAAGGCCGCCCCGGACGATCCTTTGGTGCTGCGCGAGGCAGGGGCCTTCCACTACCGCAAGGGCGACATGGGCCGGGCTGACGGACTGCTGTCCAAGGCCATGCGCATTGATCCCAAGGACTACATGGCCGCCTTTTTCTATGCCCGCATGCTGGACGAAACAAACAGGCAGGCGCAAGCGGTCAGTTACTACAAACAGGTGCTGCGCTACGTGCCCGAGGATGCCGAGGTGCACGAAGCCTACGCCCGCTCGCTGGGCAAGACGGGCAACACGCCCGACGCCTACATTCACATGGCTTACAGCGCCATCTACTCACACAACAAAAAACTTGCCGAGCGCTATTTTAACGAGGCCAAGAGCATGTCGGCCCGCACCACGGACAAAACCGCCTTCAAGCGCCTTGAAACCGTCTATAAAGAACGCAAGGAAATCTGGGATAAAAATTGA
- the ispE gene encoding 4-(cytidine 5'-diphospho)-2-C-methyl-D-erythritol kinase — translation MSVVIAGCKVNLGLRITGVRPDGYHEIDSLFYPLARPCDQLKLRVTEAPGIVVRCEGPASATLDESDNTLTRAYAAFAAAVASPTPGLEVRLRKGIPSGAGLGGGSSDAAALLRWLNSRAATPLDAQALAAVALSVGADVPFFLHEGPCRVRGIGEIVEPVRPDLSGLRLVLVCPDISVSTPRAFADYDAHMASVGGRESQNNLTRDQSKANGTFLSRGRFDADLDNDLETVVFARHPELADIKATLLRCGATAASMSGSGSSILGLFGCEAIVETQAATAMLQGENRRVYAHVL, via the coding sequence ATGAGTGTTGTCATTGCAGGCTGCAAGGTGAATCTTGGCTTGCGCATCACCGGCGTGCGCCCGGACGGTTATCACGAAATAGATTCACTCTTCTATCCTCTGGCGCGCCCCTGCGATCAGCTGAAGTTGCGCGTTACGGAAGCCCCCGGCATTGTGGTGCGCTGCGAGGGGCCAGCCAGCGCAACGCTGGATGAAAGCGACAATACCCTTACCAGGGCTTACGCGGCCTTTGCTGCGGCTGTTGCCAGCCCCACGCCCGGCCTTGAAGTACGCCTGCGCAAAGGCATCCCTTCCGGGGCAGGGCTTGGCGGCGGCAGCAGCGACGCGGCAGCCCTTTTGCGCTGGCTCAACAGCAGGGCGGCCACGCCGCTGGACGCGCAGGCGCTGGCAGCGGTGGCGCTGTCCGTGGGCGCCGACGTGCCCTTTTTTCTTCATGAAGGCCCCTGCCGTGTTCGCGGCATAGGCGAAATCGTCGAGCCTGTCCGGCCCGATTTGTCCGGCCTGCGCCTTGTGCTGGTATGCCCCGACATCTCTGTGAGCACGCCGCGCGCCTTTGCCGATTACGATGCCCACATGGCTTCCGTGGGAGGCCGCGAAAGCCAAAACAACTTGACAAGAGACCAAAGCAAGGCTAATGGAACTTTTCTCTCCCGAGGGCGGTTTGATGCTGACCTGGACAATGACCTCGAAACTGTTGTCTTTGCACGTCACCCCGAACTTGCCGACATCAAGGCCACCCTGCTGCGCTGCGGCGCCACGGCGGCCTCAATGAGCGGCAGCGGTTCCAGCATACTGGGGCTTTTTGGGTGCGAGGCCATTGTGGAAACACAGGCGGCCACGGCCATGCTTCAGGGAGAGAACAGGCGCGTCTACGCGCATGTGCTGTAA
- a CDS encoding TlpA disulfide reductase family protein encodes MKKIILPLLLCLMLPCAAFAAAQVTSSAPSSSVPSLNLAGLMDLLAKNKGKVVMLNFFATWCPPCRVEVPDLVAVNKKYADKGVVIISLSVDEDSKVVAPFMKTMNMDYPVYMAGRDITKAFQVSSIPHNVFYAKSGQRVISEPGIADTEMLEMVFNKLLEQK; translated from the coding sequence ATGAAAAAAATTATCCTTCCCCTCTTGCTTTGCCTGATGTTGCCCTGCGCAGCCTTTGCGGCGGCGCAGGTCACTTCATCTGCTCCTTCTTCATCTGTGCCTTCCCTTAACCTTGCCGGATTGATGGATCTTCTGGCCAAGAACAAGGGCAAGGTCGTTATGCTCAACTTTTTTGCCACATGGTGCCCCCCCTGCCGGGTGGAAGTGCCCGATCTTGTGGCCGTGAACAAAAAATACGCAGACAAGGGCGTGGTCATCATCAGTCTTTCAGTGGACGAAGACTCCAAGGTGGTTGCTCCCTTCATGAAAACAATGAATATGGATTATCCTGTGTATATGGCTGGGCGCGACATCACCAAGGCATTCCAGGTCAGCAGCATCCCGCACAATGTTTTTTACGCCAAAAGCGGCCAGAGGGTCATATCCGAACCCGGCATAGCCGATACCGAGATGCTGGAAATGGTATTTAATAAGCTGCTTGAGCAAAAATAG
- the rpiB gene encoding ribose 5-phosphate isomerase B: MQSIHIASDHTGVDLKTTLAEHLGKKGFTVINHGTDSSDSCDYPVLAHKLCAAVEASGEPGILICGTGLGVSIAANRHPDIRAALCTTELHARMARQHNNANVLCLGARITGVELAKAIVDAFMENTFEGGRHQRRLDMLNLPA, translated from the coding sequence ATGCAATCCATCCATATCGCTTCGGACCACACCGGCGTTGACCTTAAAACCACCCTGGCCGAGCATTTGGGTAAAAAGGGTTTCACTGTTATCAATCACGGCACAGACTCTTCTGACAGTTGCGACTATCCCGTGCTGGCGCACAAGCTTTGCGCCGCCGTGGAAGCTTCGGGCGAACCGGGCATCCTCATCTGCGGCACGGGCCTGGGCGTTTCCATTGCCGCCAACCGTCATCCCGATATCCGCGCCGCCCTCTGCACCACAGAACTGCACGCACGCATGGCGCGTCAGCACAATAACGCCAATGTTCTCTGCCTTGGCGCGCGCATAACCGGCGTGGAACTGGCGAAAGCCATTGTAGACGCTTTTATGGAAAACACCTTTGAGGGCGGCCGCCACCAGCGCCGTCTGGATATGCTCAACCTCCCAGCATAA